The genomic interval tcagagatataccatgagaTCCGACAATCTCTCTAAAGTAAAACCTTGCTACCCGACCCAAAGAATCTGTCCTACAGATCGATAGAAAGGGAACAAATCTAGTCAAtcaatcaatgattacccaacaCATCATATCCTCTCTGTGTCCTGGGTAATCTCGCAACAAATTCCATCATAACATGCGCTCACTCCATTTCAATATCCGAATCTACTGAAATAATCTTGCTAGCCTTTGATGTTCAGCCTTCACTTGTTGATaaactagacatcaagctacaaaatctgcgatatctttcttcatgtcattccaccaataggaacacctcaagtctCTGTATATCGAGTATCGCCCGCATGTATCGTAAATTCGGATCGATGTGCTTCCTGGAGTAACTCCTCCCAGACCGGATTTAACTCAAGAACACATATAATCTCTCATGGTAATAATGAATCCTGTATAAATGATGTCTCCATATTTTCAACGTGAAAATGATGACTGCTAATCCCAAATCATGAGTTGGATAAtttttctcatgatctttcagCTGTCGAGAAAAAATATAGTACTACTCGACCGTGCTGCTTCAGAACTGCACCTAACCCCTAGTACGATACTTCTGTGTAGAGTATAAATCCCTCTACACAAGAAGGTGAAACAAAGACGGTGCAGTTATCAGCTTTTTGTTTCAACTCATGAAACTAGTCCCAAAGGCATATGCCCAGGAAAATTCCACTCTTCCTAGACAGTCAAGTAAACGACACAATAacgctggagaaaccctcaacccaTCTCTGGTAATACTCAGCTAGACTAAGGAAGCTGTAAGTCTCCTGTACAGACTTCaactactcccaactggtaacaacttTTATCTTCTATGGATCCAATGATATATCCCTGCTAAAGACAATATATCCCAAACAATCAACAGAAGACAATCGAAGTGCGCACAACCGAACTCCGCATaaagatgttcccgtcgaaacatctccggAACTATGTGAAGAAGGTgttcgtgatccacctcggatcaggAATATAGCATAAtattgtcaatgaagacaatatcaactgatccaaataccctaagaataccaaattcatcgagtccatggaaatatctaggGTACTGTAGCCTAAATGGCAATATCAAGGACTCCTAATGTTCGTACAACAAGCATACTCAAAATCAGATCACTGATAATAAGTCTGTAATTCAGCTCACCAACTAAAATCACCAACCTGAAATCATTCACAACGCCAATCAAACCTAATAGTTTCCTGCACCATGATAAAGAAAAGGAATGCATCCATCCTTCAACACCCACTGCCAACAAACTTCAATATATCCACCAAGGTTCAACATTGCACGTCATGTTGTTCCACTACAGGAACTATATCTAGTGGGAAAATCCATTCACGTATATCTTTAGTGAGACAAACCAGTCATGTACTCACCAATCCAATTTCCCACTGATCCGCTCTCATCATGAGCTACAATTAAGATGTAAAATTATATCACCATCCTACCAATGGTGTGGCACAACCGAAATCCAAGGGCGTCTCTTGATTTCCTAATCGATGACCAACAAATCTCCAAATGGTAGAGATACGGTCAATCCATGTGATATGAGTATACAAAACTCTACTATTTTTATCCAAAAATATCCAAAGATTATGTCTAATTTCATTCATTCAAATACTCAAAAATCCACCGTAATGGAGATGATGATCCAAAATCCAAAGGGTCACTCAACCTCCTGACTAAAAGGCtacccatcaagagagtatctccacaactctcataggCGTGCCACAAATATCCTCCGTCAACTGTTGACAAAAGGTTGAACACCCTGATCCGACATATAGACTTTAAGACTTTTAGTAAATGATCAGGTGAtcaaggtcttgagctacttaTAGAGACAATGTTTGTTGAGACGACTAACCattatcactacaagaaaaaagtctaacaacaacggtttttcaccattgtcgtagcccattttgaactgttgttaaatgtcgtgttgttaaaaggggtgtccaaagacaacagtttttaaccgttgtctttgaaggcaaagacaacatttttacaacggtgaaaaactattatctttttcttcatagacaatagtttttcaccgttgtcttttagcgtctacctttaataacagggtcttcaacaacagttttaaactatttacgacaacggtgaaaaaccgttgtcttttttagataaaaaataaaaaaaattaatacacaatttttcaatattataaatcattcaaaatactaaatttcaaaataaaatttaatatacaattttctaacattcaaaaataatatctataatattctgaagaaatttcataagcaaccaacaaaatgataacactattaaaacaaaggtagaacaatataacacgagattttctacttagatgtcggtgaagaggagtgactgcagctcctagtgctccttaatttgttaaagtctctccatttttttagcttgtcggcattcttcccagtactcttgaggacacctattcgaataaagatatatattacaaattagaaactaaaatGTATGTgtgattctaattgcactgcataaatcctacataaccataaaaaccatttgatttagtcatctaacagaagtgtaaaaagcgttatctatgtaacataaatggtaacctcttgaaacaatatggtggctcttaaatttcttattaagcagaattttcattctatgtcactgcatacaaagcttctattataaaccatgcaaacattatttttccccgtgatcaagcagcattaattctaaaaggtacaatctaatgcaaatattcccacacactccatatgatgctaaggagtaagtcatacattaaattctaaaaggaaccattaaaggaaagaatcccttaaataaaaatgaatccagAAAGTTACCATAGGCTTTGTATTAATACTTTAAGTTTACATTGATCATGAGCTAAATCATAAAAAGAGGCATCATTGCAAATCCGAGAGGCGGCACTGCAGATATTGCAATACAACAAAAAGTAAATTCTTTTTTTCTCAAACtagtaaaggaaaataaaaggactAATGATCTATAAGTGTGAAGGTCTAATATGAGATTTAATGTTCACAGATTGTAACAATAATTTCACCTTGCTTGGTGGCTGAGGAGGGAATGGAGTATATGGTTTCTTCTCCTTACCTTTACTTTCCTTTGAACATTCTTTCTTGATAGTgatcttcaaaattatattaattgtcaaGATGCATGCTATAAAACATTTAAACAATCACTTAGATAAAGTATACTGATATGATTTTTGATACTATCACTACAAGCCAAgtttgattttcaaaaactcaatGTAAATGGGAAAGAAAAAACACAAAACTCTTATATGGTACAAGAACAAAAAAACTAATTATTTATCCTTAGAACTAGATGAATAGAGACACGTGTTAAAGATTGTCAAGTGATATGCAAACACAAGCAATGGGATTGGTAGTGTAAAACATACAAGTACATACTTTAACTTGTTGTCAATTTGAGTGTAAGCTTCCAAATAAGAGTTGTCTATTTCATAAACCACAGTAGCATAGTTAGGCAATCCAAAGGTCTGGGAATTATGACTTTAAAAATGATGACAGTAGAAAGGGGAATTTCAACAATGATGAGCTTTTGTTCGTGAACTAAAAAATAATCGAAAAATTTCATCTTTATATTTAGACATTCAAAGAACGAGATAATATCATGCATGCAGAGGTAAAATTCAATAAATAATCAAACAACACAACAAGAAAACTGTTCATTGGCGGTGTAATATTTTCGCCACTAAACCAAACAAATACTTACCTTTCACTCATATATATGGTCATGTCATCAGtagaatatttttttgaaaaaaaaactgcaGCATTAAAAATAATCTCGCAGAGAACATGAACCTCACAATCAATAGGAAGAATAGGAAACTAGGGCACGGGAGTCGAGTGGTGCCAGCGTGATCATTGTGACAATATCATTGTGACAATAATATCCAAGTGGAGAATCCGTCTTAAGGTCTCCGTGGCGATATCATTGTGACAAAAGAAGCCACTGACGGAGGATGCCGACTCTCTAGCAGGAGACAATGGAGCTGATTTCGATAAAGGTTGAAGAACAAACTCAGATTTTTAAAGTGGAAGCTTGAGAGACACACCGCGCCTCTCTCTAAGGGAGAATTTAGGAATCGGCAATGAACTAGGTGGAGGCGAGTTTGTGTAGGCAGGTCCTGCCCAAAGTTTAGAGCGAGAAAGATCAGTTGTGCAAGGGGACCCTTTAGGAGCATATTTTGTGTCAGCAGGTCCAGCATAAAGCTCAGAGTGAAAAAGATCAGTGGTAAAAGCGGCCTCTTTAGGAGCAGGCTTGCGGTTTATGGGGATCGGTGTACTCCTCTTGATTTTCTTTGACGTCTGAGGCGAATAGGAAGGAGATTTGGCTTCCGAGTAGCCATCAATTGTGAAATACTTGTTGGGAAGTGACTGCATAAAAGCGACATCAGAATTGAAGGCTCGACAGTTCATCCCTCGGAAGCTACTCGAAGGCGAGAAGGAACCAAACTGACTTGTGATCCTTGACTTACTACTGCCGATGTACCGGTGGCATTCACGAGCAGCAGAAACAATTGTATCCATCTCCAGAAGAAGAAACTCACAACCTAAAGCCATGTAatgaacattaaaaaaaaagaaagtaagCGTTAATTTATGATCCAAGCGAAAAGGGCTAGCTCCGAATGCTTCAGACACTAATTGAGAAAAGAGTATACCTTCTGAAGCTCGAGATTCTCCAAAACCAGAGGCTAAAACAAATCAAAATCCTTTTTTTCTCCGCCTATTGAATAGATCTGAGCGATACTAAACCGAATACAACAGACACAATAAAAAACATCAAATAGCCCTGAAAAGTGGCACGGATGGGAAAATCGAACGCACTAGATTAGGAATCTGTCAAATGCAAACAGATCTTACCGTTGAGGCACTGCGATCCAGTTTTCCGAGAGCAGAAGGCCACAGAAACTACAAAACTAAAAACTACCAGAACAAGCGAAATCGATCGGGGAAGGGGGATGAAGACGGACTAGCGGAGGAGAAATCTGAGAAAGCGAAATCTGAGGTGGTAGTAGTCGAGTGGTGCCAGTGTGATCTGCGATGGCGGCTGTTCGACTGTAATAGGAAACTAGGGCACGGGAGAGGGGAAAGGGCGGCGGTGACTGGGAGTAATCGGCAGCACCCTCGATGGCTGGCGATGGCTGTGGCTTTGGGAATGTGAGGGCAGCGGCGGCTGCGTCGGAGGTCAGCGGTGAAGAGGAGATCGCAGTGATGGTGAGATCggcaggagaagaggaggaatgagaaaaaaaaatgagatggtttagatttatatatgtaggttattaaataaataaaaaattgttgtgtttttaagattcaacaacattcaatacaacagtttaataaaactattgtatattatcacataagcaacactaaaagacaatagttttttaaaaccgttgtctttgacacacattagacaacagttttttgaaaaaatattgttatttaaaaaatattatggtgaacaacaacagttttcaataaaactattgttaaatggaaaaaagacaacaattttttgaaaaactgttgtctattaggagtggttaaatccaaaatttcttgtagtgtatcTTGTAACTCATACTACgattgctccacctgaggttcagtaacctttAGTGACGAGCAATGGACACAAGGGTAGAGGAGCACCCTCAACAAGTAGCTAATCGACATAATTGTCGATCATCACTCTACTCCTTGAAAATTATCATTTAACATTTCCACTCGGTAACAGTGGAATTTCATAtgtgttaatcaactaacaccacCTTGGAATCACTATGGGTCATACATCTCCAGGTATCATCGAGAATATCTAACCCTGTCCGAtcggtccatgagtcaggatctcccatggaacagcgTTAGACAAGTCAACTGATTATCACCTTATAAACCATTACACTTCCAAAGGAAGTAGAGAAGTACTCTCTCAAAACACCTCAAAATAATCACCGAGATGTTTTGTTCTCAAAAATCATCTTCTGCATCTTTCTTTACATGGTGCCTGGTCACGTAAAGGATACGCAGCCAACATTATTTGTTCCGCATCAATACAAGTCATGTATCTGAATATACTCACCAATTCATACACCTATATAACAAATGTATCACGTAAGTGTTAAGCAGctagctctacacttttccacatcagtgggggtatctatccaaatgtaccctctaggtcatcctaccaggtacatatAGTCCATAGTCAAAATCCCTATGAAATAGGATTCATCGATCCTCTACAGGCTAGTCAAGCCAACAATGGTATGCGACTAACTCAGTTAATTCTACGTCTGTACaaatcatgtactcaaatgtgtcttctaggttatctaaccacACCAATAGCCCGAGGGTCAAAATTTCCATGAAAATAGAGTAGGTCAGTTCCCTATTGATCGAACCAACAAGAATAGATCAATCATCTACTGACCAAACCAACAGAGTAAATCAACCCTCCGCTAACAAAGTCAACACTGATAAATCGAACCTCTACAGACTGAAGcaactaggataaatcaatcctctaataCCCCAAGTTAACAAAGATAAATTGGTTCTCTATTAACCGAAGAAACAAGAGTAAATTGGTCCTCTACTGACCAAACTACCAAAATAAATCGGTCCTCTATTGACCGAACCAACACGAGTAATTCAATATTCAACTGACAAGCCAacatgatatttagtagatactatccactaccaacctagtgataacagaaactaataatactggtggtatgataaaagaaatcccatgagactgtaatccttgatctccagataggtcaaccgtgatcagtgattgacccaacacatgtgatgtatgctacaaaACAACTATacaggtactaacaaaagagTACTAATACAGGACATAACTATTAGAACAACTATACATGTACTAACAGAAATGTAAAATAAtgatatgcaaacatacctcctatagcttggagattcctgtttctacctggtcccaaaacccgaaaagtcacatcgagaaaccaattcgtgaaaaaaaaatccaaatcaaggaaaataggcctcgtaaacctgtggctctgataccaataaattgtcacgcccagaggagtccctgccagacaaaaatctgacaacatcttgttggtgcggttagcactaacgatctaactcaggttttgatgaatgataaatcaggttaagttaggttcgttgttatctaacactctgatcgagtgtgcatgataagtccagacaagtcaacgggctgaccggatgtctggcacgaagtccaagtgggtcgacgggctgaccggatgcttggcgagaagtccagccaGGTCAATGGGCTggccggatagttggcgagaagtccaagcgggtcgacgggctgaccggataactggcgagaagtccagacgggtcgaagggccgaccggacatctggcaggtgagtaaaggtaagtcactggaagggagtgactgtgaggacgcgttcccaggaagagaacattaggcgtcgatccggcttagatccatttcggatatctaagtcgagatcgtgactaaatttcggtctcagaaagacggaatctaagtcataatcttctttgattaaagtataaactgtgctaacatcttattttgctggatatacatattgtttgcctcggactaactttttcttgcagataaaggagtttctggagaaaaagtggtccgggcacccggaagggatccgggcgcccaggaggCAATTTCTATCCCTGGCGTGCGTCGACACATGGAGCTCGTCGGTTGAGCGGGCTACGTCACACCAAGGCacccggaaaggatccaggcaccccgagcaacctataaaaggagggtcagaggggagcttcaaacacaactgaAAAAAGAGaccttctactgcttgctctactgctctgcgctcctgcgacgctaacgaagctccgaaaACACACGTTTTCTGTTCTATtcattcctttgtcggtattgctgtcATTTTCATTAGctttttctgtacttagtttgtaataaatttcgaattgctagtgattgcccaccgaaagtagtcaacgaccgcgggccttggagtaggagtcgacacaggctccgaaccaagtaaaattggtttgtgttagcattgtttctctATTTCCGCTGAGTTTATACTCGAACGAATTTttattcgatattcaccccccctctatcgaacgtctatgatccaacaagtggtatcagagtaggtaccgctctgatttggtgcaaccactaatcagacaagggggtgaaattttcttttatttttttctttcgctTTCAGTCTTACgtttaattccaaactgatactattatctttttggaaagttttttcgttgcaattaaatctaaattggtgcaacaccaatttagttcctctattatcttttaattcttcccgcactgctaatccaagaccaagtcttgggaattTGCCTGTCTATTTGTTTGATTGTGTGTAGGGATTAAAATGTCTCagcttgaaggcttcagcacagtacgacctccccttttcaacggggatgatttcccatactggaagaagcagatggaagaatatctcaagacagatttcgaccagtggatgagcgtcaccAAAGCCTATAAAATACCAGTAGACAGCTCAGGaaatctactggatcctgaagattgGACAACAGacctaaagaagaaggcatcaacggAGAACGAAGCCATCAACActttacagtgcggattaacaagagaagaactaaaccgggTCAGCCCGCATAAAAacactaaagagctatgggataaactgatcgagctgcacgaaggaactagcgacactaaggtaacaaaaagagatttactcttaaataaaatatttaatataaaaatgcaggaaggggaaactaCAAGTCAGCTGcgcgcgaggatcaaggacatcctcaatgggctccacgcgatagtccaccaaatggagaaccgggacttaataaggtatgcactgaaTGCGTTTCcatgtaatagtttgtgggcatctattgtggatgcctacaaaatttctaaaaacttatctaaacttaaattagacgagttattttgtgaattagaactacatgaacaaactaacgtcGGGGTCGAGAAGGGTGTAgttttgtttgcaggttcctccaaggagaagataaagaacaagtctgaacctgaagatgactctgatcagaactctgaagatgaagagcacctggtgaacttggtaaggaaaatgttcaccaggaggaaaaggagcttcagcaaaaaggaccttcagagGATCAACTCTCCAACCGACCCGAAGAGtgtgacatgctttggatgcaacaaaaagggtcactacaagaacgagtgtccgaaattGAAAAATGAGAAACCAAGgatgaccaaaaagaaggcccttaaAGCAATGTGGGATGACacttcctcggatgaatcggaagccgaagAACAGAAGAACaagagttacctcgcgctgatggcctgtgaagaagaatcggaggaaggatcggaagacgggtccgaacccgaatcgagccacgagtccgtactcgtttccgaaggtcctgaagaggtataccaaaatttaaataagaaattttttaaaattatttcttgcttaaacaataaattagttaaaataggaaaagaaaatgagttgctctttgaaaaaa from Zingiber officinale cultivar Zhangliang chromosome 6B, Zo_v1.1, whole genome shotgun sequence carries:
- the LOC121991012 gene encoding uncharacterized protein LOC121991012, which codes for MNCRAFNSDVAFMQSLPNKYFTIDGYSEAKSPSYSPQTSKKIKRSTPIPINRKPAPKEAAFTTDLFHSELYAGPADTKYAPKGSPCTTDLSRSKLWAGPAYTNSPPPSSLPIPKFSLRERRAPLSPARESASSVSGFFCHNDIATETLRRILHLDIIVTMILSQ